The segment GGCGATGACGCGATGGAACCGGATAATATCCTTTTCGACCTTTTCCGTATCCCCCTGCTCCAGGGCCTGGGTACACCTGTCGTTGATATCTTTCAACGCCATAAGTTTTTCCGGTCGAATGGCATCGGCGGCTATCTTAGCGACATATGGCTCCAGGACTTTTCTAATTTCCGACAGATGATATACTGAGACATTTTTAAAATAAAGAAAGTTGACCAGACTCTGCTGGGTTGTCTTCATATCCACTTCGGAAACAAAGACTCCCCCCTTGGCCCCTTTTTTGATTTCGATCAACCCCATGACTTCCAGGGTTCTCAATGCTTCCCTGAGGGTGGACTTGCTGACGGCGAACTCTTCCATCAGTTTTTTTTCAGAATAAAGTTTTTGCCCCGGGCCGATCTCTCCTTTTAAAATCGCATTTCGTATCTGGTTGATGATTTTCTGGGGCGCCTTGCTGCTGGTGATGGATTTGAACATAATTCCTCAGAGAGTCTGGGGCGAATTGTTGTTTGGATACCGATTATTTATTAGGGCAAACTTCAATTGTCAACAAATATTCTAATATTTCACAATTTTAATATTTGTATTGCAATAAGCCTTGTCGTTTTGTATGAACAGAAAGCTGATTTATCCGCGCGCACCCTTGAAGATCCTGCGCCGATACTATTTTGCAGATCGAACCGAAAAAAATACTGTTGCCTTTAAGTAAGCGAAAGGAGTGAATATAATGCCTGCGAATCCCAAAAAGTTAAAATATTGCTCGGATGGAAAGTGGCTGGAATCCAAGACTTCCAGTTATATGGATTGTTACAACCCGTCTACGGGTGAAGTGATTGCCCGGGCGCCCCAGTGTACGGCG is part of the Desulfobacterales bacterium genome and harbors:
- a CDS encoding FadR/GntR family transcriptional regulator, giving the protein MFKSITSSKAPQKIINQIRNAILKGEIGPGQKLYSEKKLMEEFAVSKSTLREALRTLEVMGLIEIKKGAKGGVFVSEVDMKTTQQSLVNFLYFKNVSVYHLSEIRKVLEPYVAKIAADAIRPEKLMALKDINDRCTQALEQGDTEKVEKDIIRFHRVIANCSENPILVFILAFVEDLLEDIKKQLRPDNDFFQSVLAAHIRIYDALAEGDAEKAFSEMYKDVSRVEAFLAPMQETFIRQLEKI